The following coding sequences lie in one Miscanthus floridulus cultivar M001 chromosome 9, ASM1932011v1, whole genome shotgun sequence genomic window:
- the LOC136482101 gene encoding uncharacterized protein translates to MLCLGIFFGVINARPLARDLFMACVRHSKHQELKDFSLSIGILQVGCKISPGMADLVNKLKATNVDVFLVSGGFRQMIKAKLLPNGQDNVNVSFCKLIDLDYGFRRNN, encoded by the exons ATGTTGTGCCTTGGAATTTTTTTCGGTGTTATAAATGCAAGGCCTTTAGCTAGAGATTTGTTTATGGCATGTGTAAG ACATTCTAAGCATCAAGAACTGAAGGACTTCTCTTTATCGATTGGGATACTTCAGGTCGGTTGCAA AATTTCTCCTGGAATGGCTGATTTGGTTAATAAGCTAAAAGCTACGAATGTTGATGTATTCCTTGTGTCAGGAGGCTTCCGACAAATGATCAAG GCAAAGCTATTGCCAAATGGACAGGATAATGTCAATGTTTCGTTCTGTAAATTGATTGATCTGGACTATGGATTTCGCAGGAACAACTAA